Proteins from a single region of Saccharospirillaceae bacterium:
- the ribF gene encoding bifunctional riboflavin kinase/FAD synthetase — translation MKIYLTAFLSIDQNLAIKLLSPKRLVGYNPAFSFFRGFALMRVLRGLHTIAADFPGCVATIGNFDGVHLGHQGILKSLKEVAALKGLPTLVMMFEPQPKEFFAPDAAPARLANVREKFQDLEDHGADYVLCLPFNQNLRSMSADAFIQQILVNALKIQHLIVGDDFRFGCDRSGDYQLLQQAGVVAGFSVQDTPTLELDGERVSSTRVRSELSSNNLSRVARLLGKSYRMSGRVAFGRQLGRTLNTPTANVMVKRPKLPLSGVYAVRVLLDDQQAERGANEYFAVANAGVKPTISGTPEPSLEVHLFGFKGDLYHQHLTVEFLHKIRDEQKFDGLDALKDAIENDKRSAKQYFAALPNSFRSA, via the coding sequence ATGAAAATCTATCTGACTGCTTTCCTTTCGATTGACCAAAATCTGGCCATAAAACTGCTGTCACCCAAGCGGCTGGTTGGCTATAATCCGGCCTTTTCGTTTTTTCGCGGGTTTGCTCTGATGCGTGTTTTACGCGGCCTCCATACCATTGCTGCTGATTTCCCCGGTTGTGTTGCCACAATCGGGAACTTTGATGGTGTGCATCTGGGTCATCAGGGCATCCTCAAGTCATTAAAAGAAGTGGCTGCGCTGAAAGGTTTGCCCACTCTGGTGATGATGTTCGAGCCGCAACCCAAAGAGTTTTTTGCTCCGGATGCTGCACCTGCGCGTTTAGCGAATGTGCGTGAAAAGTTTCAGGATCTGGAAGACCATGGCGCTGACTACGTATTATGCCTGCCGTTTAACCAGAACCTGCGCTCCATGTCGGCGGATGCTTTTATTCAGCAGATTCTGGTGAATGCACTGAAGATTCAGCATTTGATTGTTGGGGATGACTTCCGATTTGGTTGTGACCGCAGTGGTGATTACCAGCTGCTGCAGCAAGCCGGTGTTGTGGCGGGCTTCAGTGTTCAGGATACCCCTACGTTGGAATTGGACGGTGAGCGTGTCAGCAGTACTCGTGTACGCTCCGAATTGTCGAGCAATAACCTGTCGCGTGTTGCCCGACTGTTGGGGAAAAGTTACCGCATGAGTGGCCGTGTCGCTTTTGGCCGACAGCTTGGTCGAACGCTTAACACACCAACTGCGAATGTTATGGTTAAGCGCCCGAAGTTGCCGCTCAGTGGTGTCTATGCTGTGCGGGTATTGCTTGATGATCAACAGGCTGAGCGTGGAGCAAACGAGTACTTTGCTGTGGCTAATGCGGGTGTCAAACCGACCATTTCCGGGACACCTGAACCGTCGCTCGAAGTTCACTTGTTTGGTTTTAAAGGTGATTTGTATCATCAGCACCTGACGGTGGAGTTTCTGCATAAGATCCGCGATGAGCAGAAGTTTGATGGTCTGGATGCGCTGAAAGATGCCATCGAAAACGACAAACGTTCCGCTAAACAATATTTTGCGGCATTGCCGAATTCGTTCCGCAGTGCCTGA
- the ileS gene encoding isoleucine--tRNA ligase, whose amino-acid sequence MNDRSKKETVESQYKSTLNLPDTDFPMRGNLAKREPDMLARWEEIGLYQKIREARAGRDKFILHDGPPYANGKIHIGHAVNKVLKDVIIKSQTLSGKDAPYIPGWDCHGLPIELKVEEKVGKVGDKVTASEFRAHCREYAAEQVDGQRQDFKRLMVLGDWENPYLTMDFKFEANIIRTLGKIIDKGHLHKGFKPVNWCSDCGSALAEAEVEYEDKQSIAIDVKFAFPDSAAILSAFGADATHADKTVSIVIWTTTPWTIPANEAVSVNPTLEYSLVLLKGTNDILLLAADLVEDALQRYGIEEFEVLASAKGAAFGQLPEQDAAPFSVKHPFMPGKEVSSTGGSADKLVPIITGDHVTADSGTGSVHTAPMHGVDDYNVSNVYGVTAEQMLVDNNGNFIATPSLEALELSGLSTADKGSFRVLGLLAEKGALLKKAKFKHSYPHCWRHKTPIIFRATPQWFISMKQAGLLDIAMHEVDNTVEWRPGWGKARIEGMMTDRPDWCISRQRTWGVPIALFVHKDTSELHPNSAELIEKVALKVEQKGIDAWFDLEAEELLGADAADYVKVTDTLDVWFDSGVTHTAVCKERDQLQFPADLYLEGSDQHRGWFQSSLLTSVAAHGQAPYKTVLTHGFTVDANGRKMSKSLGNTVEPQAVMNKLGGDILRWWVADTDYSGEMTVSDEILKRNADAYRRVRNTCRFLLANINGFNASTDMVDGKDLLPLDAWMVNYTKALQEKVIAYYHDYDLKGLTKALMNFCVTELGGFYLDVIKDRQYTCKADGLARRSAQTALFHVLEAMARWIAPILSFTAEEIWECLAAAGSEREESVMLSEWYTHFPVITTGEFDDAFWKDILAAKAAVNGVLEKARGDKAIGASLSAEVELFAADSIKTQLDKLGNELRFVLITSGAVVSDFAAESGQETELEGLRVAVKASEKEKCERCWHHSDDVGSNEQHPRLCGRCVENVEGDGEVRHYA is encoded by the coding sequence ATGAACGACCGCTCCAAAAAAGAGACCGTGGAAAGCCAATACAAGTCTACTCTGAACCTGCCTGACACGGACTTCCCGATGCGTGGCAACCTGGCGAAGCGTGAGCCGGACATGCTGGCGCGTTGGGAAGAGATTGGCCTGTATCAGAAAATCCGTGAAGCACGTGCGGGTCGCGATAAGTTCATTTTGCATGATGGCCCTCCGTACGCGAACGGTAAGATTCATATTGGTCATGCAGTCAACAAAGTTCTGAAAGACGTCATCATCAAATCTCAGACGTTAAGTGGGAAAGATGCGCCGTATATCCCAGGCTGGGATTGTCATGGTCTGCCGATTGAACTGAAGGTGGAAGAAAAAGTCGGCAAAGTTGGTGATAAGGTGACTGCCAGCGAATTCCGTGCTCATTGTCGCGAATATGCCGCTGAGCAGGTGGATGGGCAGCGTCAGGACTTCAAACGTCTGATGGTGTTGGGTGATTGGGAGAATCCATACCTGACCATGGACTTCAAGTTCGAGGCCAACATCATCCGAACGCTGGGCAAAATCATCGATAAAGGCCATTTGCACAAAGGCTTTAAGCCGGTTAACTGGTGCAGTGACTGTGGCTCTGCTCTGGCCGAAGCGGAAGTGGAATACGAAGATAAGCAATCCATCGCCATTGATGTCAAGTTCGCCTTTCCTGACAGTGCGGCCATCTTGTCTGCTTTTGGTGCTGATGCAACTCATGCGGACAAAACCGTAAGCATCGTTATCTGGACCACCACCCCGTGGACCATTCCGGCAAACGAAGCGGTATCGGTTAACCCAACGCTGGAATACTCGCTGGTTCTGCTGAAGGGTACAAATGACATTCTGCTACTGGCTGCGGATCTGGTTGAAGACGCCTTGCAGCGATACGGTATTGAAGAATTCGAAGTGCTGGCGAGCGCGAAAGGTGCTGCCTTTGGTCAGTTGCCAGAGCAAGACGCCGCGCCATTCAGCGTTAAGCATCCGTTCATGCCCGGTAAAGAGGTATCGTCCACAGGTGGTTCAGCCGATAAGTTGGTGCCAATCATCACCGGTGATCATGTGACCGCTGATTCCGGCACCGGTTCTGTCCATACTGCACCGATGCACGGTGTGGACGATTACAACGTATCCAATGTTTATGGCGTTACCGCAGAACAAATGCTGGTCGACAACAACGGTAACTTTATCGCAACACCAAGCCTTGAAGCATTGGAGTTGAGTGGTTTAAGTACGGCCGATAAAGGCAGCTTCCGGGTATTAGGTTTATTAGCGGAAAAAGGAGCGTTGCTGAAAAAAGCCAAGTTCAAGCACAGTTATCCGCATTGCTGGCGTCACAAAACACCGATTATCTTCCGTGCGACTCCGCAGTGGTTTATCAGTATGAAACAGGCTGGGCTGCTGGATATTGCCATGCATGAGGTCGACAACACCGTTGAGTGGCGTCCGGGTTGGGGTAAAGCCCGAATCGAAGGCATGATGACTGATCGCCCTGACTGGTGTATCTCGCGTCAGCGCACCTGGGGTGTGCCCATTGCTTTGTTTGTGCATAAAGATACCAGCGAATTACATCCCAACAGCGCTGAATTGATTGAAAAGGTTGCGCTGAAGGTCGAACAGAAAGGTATTGATGCCTGGTTCGACCTGGAAGCCGAAGAATTGTTAGGCGCTGATGCCGCCGACTACGTCAAAGTGACCGATACGCTGGACGTATGGTTTGATTCCGGTGTGACCCATACCGCTGTTTGTAAGGAGCGCGATCAGCTGCAATTCCCGGCTGATCTGTATCTGGAGGGTTCTGACCAACATCGCGGCTGGTTCCAGAGTTCACTGTTGACGTCAGTGGCAGCTCATGGCCAGGCGCCTTACAAAACCGTATTGACCCATGGCTTCACCGTGGATGCCAATGGTCGCAAAATGTCCAAATCTCTGGGGAACACCGTAGAGCCACAAGCGGTGATGAATAAGCTGGGCGGCGATATCCTGCGTTGGTGGGTAGCAGATACAGACTACAGCGGTGAGATGACGGTTTCTGATGAAATTCTGAAACGTAACGCGGATGCCTATCGTCGTGTGCGTAATACCTGTCGTTTCCTGCTGGCCAATATTAACGGTTTTAACGCATCAACCGATATGGTGGACGGTAAAGACTTGCTGCCACTGGATGCCTGGATGGTGAATTACACCAAGGCTCTGCAGGAAAAAGTGATTGCTTACTATCATGATTACGACCTGAAAGGCCTGACCAAAGCACTGATGAACTTCTGTGTGACGGAACTGGGTGGTTTCTACCTGGATGTCATTAAAGACCGTCAGTACACCTGTAAAGCCGATGGTCTGGCGCGTCGTAGTGCTCAGACTGCTTTATTTCATGTGCTGGAAGCCATGGCTCGCTGGATTGCACCCATTCTATCGTTCACAGCGGAAGAAATCTGGGAATGTCTGGCAGCAGCTGGTTCCGAGCGTGAAGAGTCAGTGATGTTAAGCGAGTGGTACACCCATTTCCCTGTCATCACCACTGGCGAATTTGATGACGCCTTCTGGAAAGACATCCTGGCTGCAAAAGCGGCCGTGAACGGTGTGCTGGAAAAAGCCCGGGGCGATAAAGCGATTGGCGCCAGCTTAAGTGCTGAAGTTGAGCTATTCGCTGCTGATAGCATCAAGACGCAACTGGATAAGCTGGGTAATGAATTGCGATTTGTGCTGATTACTTCGGGTGCCGTAGTGTCTGACTTTGCCGCAGAATCGGGTCAAGAAACTGAACTTGAAGGCCTGCGTGTTGCGGTGAAAGCCTCCGAAAAAGAGAAGTGTGAGCGCTGCTGGCACCACAGTGATGATGTAGGCAGCAATGAACAGCATCCTAGGCTGTGTGGACGTTGTGTTGAAAACGTAGAGGGTGATGGTGAGGTTCGCCACTACGCATAA
- the lspA gene encoding signal peptidase II, which produces MTEQRSAIIWLWLAALIFILDIATKQIAEAFLNYGDPVYLLPILDFTLLYNKGAAFSFLANEGGWQRWFFTVISLVVSVVLIVWLKKLPRTQLWLPIALALILGGALGNLFDRVMFGHVIDFISVHWDRAYFPAFNIADSAITVGAIMMAIDVVLEGKREAQQKAS; this is translated from the coding sequence ATGACTGAACAACGTTCTGCAATTATCTGGTTATGGTTAGCGGCACTGATATTTATACTGGATATCGCCACCAAGCAAATCGCCGAGGCCTTTCTCAATTATGGTGATCCCGTATACCTGTTGCCCATTCTGGATTTTACCCTGCTGTACAACAAGGGTGCTGCGTTCAGCTTCCTGGCAAATGAGGGAGGCTGGCAACGCTGGTTCTTTACCGTGATTTCGTTGGTTGTCAGTGTCGTTCTGATTGTTTGGTTGAAGAAGCTGCCTCGTACGCAGTTGTGGCTACCGATTGCTCTGGCGCTGATTCTCGGTGGTGCGCTTGGCAACTTGTTTGACCGTGTTATGTTTGGTCACGTGATCGACTTTATATCAGTACATTGGGACAGAGCTTATTTCCCGGCCTTTAATATTGCCGATTCTGCTATTACTGTTGGTGCGATTATGATGGCCATCGACGTTGTATTAGAAGGTAAGCGGGAAGCACAGCAAAAGGCTTCCTGA
- the fkpB gene encoding FKBP-type peptidyl-prolyl cis-trans isomerase: MSVAMIQNGSKITMHFALKLAEDQVVDSTFENEPATFELGDGNLLPGFEDFLIGMVTGDHTTFEVAPEKAFGQPNPQNVQDIKRKDFPVDMPVSPGLMVSFADAQGQELPGVIEKAEGDWVTVDFNHPLAGKTLIFEVQILEVHNAD, from the coding sequence ATGTCTGTAGCAATGATTCAAAACGGCAGCAAAATCACCATGCACTTCGCGCTGAAACTGGCGGAAGATCAGGTGGTTGACTCCACCTTTGAGAACGAACCTGCGACCTTTGAACTGGGTGATGGCAACCTGTTACCAGGGTTTGAAGATTTTCTGATTGGCATGGTAACCGGTGATCACACAACGTTTGAAGTCGCTCCGGAAAAAGCCTTCGGTCAACCGAATCCGCAGAATGTTCAAGACATCAAGCGCAAAGATTTTCCCGTCGATATGCCGGTTTCGCCAGGCTTAATGGTGTCTTTTGCCGATGCTCAGGGGCAGGAATTACCTGGTGTTATCGAAAAAGCAGAGGGGGATTGGGTAACCGTTGATTTTAATCATCCGTTGGCAGGCAAAACCCTGATCTTCGAAGTGCAGATTCTTGAGGTACACAATGCAGATTAA
- the ispH gene encoding 4-hydroxy-3-methylbut-2-enyl diphosphate reductase — protein sequence MQIKLANPRGFCAGVDRAIDIVNRALDLFEPPIYVRHEVVHNKFVVNGLRDRGAIFVDELDEVPDDNIVIFSAHGVSQAVRQNAADRGLKVFDATCPLVTKVHLEVARYSADGSECILIGHKGHPEVEGTMGQYDYSNGGNIYLVEDEADVAALEAKNPEKLYFVTQTTLSMDDTAVVIDALRAKFEHIQGPRKDDICYATQNRQDAVKQLANDCDLLLVVGSPNSSNSNRLRELGERMGAKAYLIDNADEIKSEWFEGAQSIGITAGASAPEVLVKQVVDKLISLGGEAPQELQGREENVVFSLPKELRLAAID from the coding sequence ATGCAGATTAAACTCGCCAACCCGCGTGGTTTCTGTGCAGGGGTTGATCGTGCGATTGATATTGTAAACCGTGCACTGGATTTGTTTGAACCGCCGATCTACGTTCGTCATGAAGTCGTTCATAACAAGTTTGTCGTAAACGGTCTGCGTGATCGTGGTGCTATCTTCGTTGATGAATTAGATGAAGTGCCGGATGACAATATTGTAATCTTTTCTGCTCACGGCGTTTCCCAGGCCGTGCGTCAAAATGCGGCTGATCGCGGCCTGAAAGTCTTTGATGCAACCTGTCCCTTGGTCACCAAAGTTCATTTGGAAGTCGCGCGCTACAGTGCCGATGGAAGCGAGTGCATTCTTATTGGCCACAAAGGGCATCCGGAAGTTGAAGGCACCATGGGTCAGTACGACTATTCCAATGGTGGCAACATCTACCTCGTCGAAGACGAAGCTGATGTTGCTGCTCTTGAGGCTAAGAACCCGGAAAAGCTCTATTTCGTTACTCAGACGACCTTGTCGATGGATGATACAGCGGTCGTGATCGATGCCCTGCGGGCCAAGTTTGAGCACATTCAGGGCCCGCGTAAAGACGATATTTGTTATGCCACCCAAAATCGTCAGGACGCCGTAAAACAATTGGCTAACGATTGCGACCTGCTGCTGGTTGTTGGTTCACCAAACAGTTCAAATTCCAACCGTTTGCGTGAACTGGGCGAGCGTATGGGCGCAAAGGCCTACTTAATCGATAATGCAGATGAAATTAAGTCAGAATGGTTTGAGGGTGCCCAATCAATTGGTATCACTGCTGGTGCATCGGCACCGGAAGTTCTGGTAAAACAGGTTGTGGATAAGCTGATAAGCCTGGGTGGCGAAGCACCTCAGGAACTGCAGGGCAGGGAAGAGAACGTCGTGTTTTCATTGCCAAAGGAACTGAGACTGGCAGCCATCGATTGA
- a CDS encoding type IV pilin protein, with the protein MADLEKVMSAANQFYTENRTYTATIGSGGLGFPGGTSFKTREDRYAITLGLCDNPANPGNSLTIAQCVEATATPSSVQAFDGILRVNTLGLKTRTQTIDGSQVVHEGF; encoded by the coding sequence ATTGCAGATTTAGAAAAAGTGATGTCAGCCGCAAACCAGTTTTACACCGAGAACCGCACCTACACAGCAACGATCGGCAGTGGTGGGTTAGGTTTTCCAGGGGGAACAAGCTTTAAAACAAGAGAAGATCGTTATGCGATTACTTTAGGGCTTTGTGACAATCCGGCAAACCCGGGGAATAGCCTCACCATTGCTCAATGTGTCGAAGCAACGGCAACACCCAGCAGTGTCCAGGCTTTTGATGGCATTCTCAGAGTCAATACGCTTGGGTTAAAAACCCGGACTCAGACGATTGATGGATCCCAAGTGGTTCACGAAGGCTTCTAA
- a CDS encoding PilW family protein codes for MNINKQQGMSLVELMIASFLGVLLTMAVINIFTITNRTASQSDGLSQAQETGRFVAGFLSDAISVAGFSGDNSTNPIQPHAELCADPNNPDACTINRDNGVGDRITVVRRIFEDNDLDCAGSSFNVAAGVDDVVVDAFWVEADGNNSGDLYCLTYDFNTRAPYDNNRAKQPIASGVIAIHALYGLSTSYTNTGNRNVSRYVSAEEVPADSWQRVFSVKIAALVQSFEDSAITEKERKFILLDADPYKLKDKFSREIFTTTVTRANFSNLAPN; via the coding sequence ATGAACATCAATAAACAGCAGGGTATGTCACTCGTCGAATTAATGATTGCCTCTTTTTTAGGCGTCCTTCTGACCATGGCAGTGATTAATATATTCACCATTACCAATCGTACAGCCTCGCAGTCCGACGGGTTATCTCAGGCACAAGAGACCGGACGATTTGTTGCAGGTTTTTTGTCTGATGCGATCTCAGTAGCCGGATTTTCTGGGGACAACTCAACTAACCCGATTCAACCCCATGCCGAATTGTGTGCCGACCCCAATAATCCGGATGCCTGTACTATCAATCGAGATAATGGTGTAGGCGATCGAATAACCGTTGTACGTAGAATATTTGAGGATAACGATCTTGACTGTGCAGGCAGCAGTTTTAATGTTGCTGCTGGCGTGGATGATGTGGTGGTTGATGCTTTCTGGGTTGAGGCGGACGGAAATAATTCTGGCGACCTATACTGCCTCACTTATGACTTTAATACGAGAGCACCTTACGATAATAATCGTGCCAAGCAACCCATTGCATCCGGTGTTATCGCAATTCATGCGCTGTATGGCCTGAGTACTTCCTACACCAACACAGGTAACCGGAATGTCTCCCGGTATGTCAGCGCCGAAGAAGTTCCGGCTGACAGTTGGCAACGTGTTTTCTCCGTCAAAATAGCTGCACTGGTTCAATCCTTTGAAGACAGTGCAATCACGGAGAAAGAACGTAAGTTTATCTTACTCGATGCTGATCCATACAAATTGAAAGATAAATTCTCAAGAGAAATTTTTACCACAACGGTAACCAGGGCGAACTTTTCGAATCTCGCACCTAATTAA
- the pilV gene encoding type IV pilus modification protein PilV, which produces MNSRIPSKGFSLIEVAVTLAITAVGLLGLSSLQLQSMRATQDTGSRSQAIWMANELVNRMRANENGLLSYVTTGAESCSDLSSGVKRCSAYNNGSVRVPAAANCTAQEMAEFDMFDVMCGSISDADGIVQYRTGSAFSLSEPRLQITNVNTLDKSLTISWNVQTYGEDSAGRKRFTNDDTSIASTRGSYVLERFRP; this is translated from the coding sequence ATGAACAGTCGGATACCGTCAAAAGGATTCAGCCTGATAGAGGTCGCAGTGACGCTGGCAATTACAGCGGTTGGATTGTTAGGGCTGAGTTCTTTGCAACTGCAGTCCATGCGCGCAACTCAGGATACAGGCAGTCGTTCACAGGCCATTTGGATGGCGAATGAACTCGTCAATCGTATGAGAGCTAACGAAAATGGTCTGCTGTCTTACGTCACAACCGGTGCAGAAAGTTGTTCGGACCTCAGCTCAGGTGTCAAGAGGTGCAGTGCTTACAATAATGGCAGCGTAAGGGTCCCTGCGGCCGCTAATTGCACTGCACAGGAAATGGCAGAGTTTGATATGTTTGATGTCATGTGTGGTTCTATCTCCGACGCAGATGGCATTGTACAGTACCGAACCGGGTCAGCTTTTTCTCTGTCAGAACCCAGACTGCAGATTACTAACGTTAACACGCTGGATAAATCTCTCACGATAAGCTGGAACGTTCAGACGTATGGCGAAGACAGCGCTGGGCGAAAACGCTTCACCAATGATGACACCTCCATTGCCAGTACCCGAGGCAGTTATGTATTGGAGAGATTCCGCCCATGA
- a CDS encoding GspH/FimT family pseudopilin: protein MMQKAGDVKAFTLVELMIVIAIIGIMMAVATPSFRTYNVNSMADNAHKALLQDIKFGRSTARDVGTSVEIFPRDGDWNKGWIVNEIGGAPLRLHGPLDQTVITSNNYNDQDGSKLIFNERGRASAVGSFQIRTAGCTGERNRNIDINIMGQARTTTLNCP, encoded by the coding sequence ATGATGCAAAAAGCTGGCGACGTAAAAGCTTTCACATTGGTTGAGCTAATGATTGTGATAGCAATTATTGGCATTATGATGGCGGTTGCCACGCCAAGCTTCCGCACCTACAACGTAAACTCTATGGCGGATAATGCCCATAAAGCCCTATTACAGGACATAAAATTTGGCCGAAGCACAGCCAGAGATGTGGGCACCAGCGTTGAAATATTTCCACGAGACGGCGATTGGAACAAGGGCTGGATCGTTAACGAGATTGGGGGGGCACCATTACGCCTTCACGGCCCGTTAGACCAAACTGTCATTACATCCAATAACTACAACGATCAGGATGGATCGAAGTTAATATTCAACGAACGAGGGCGAGCCAGCGCGGTTGGTAGCTTTCAGATACGAACGGCAGGCTGCACTGGCGAGCGCAATAGGAATATTGACATAAATATCATGGGACAAGCCCGCACAACCACTTTAAACTGCCCGTAG
- a CDS encoding pilus assembly PilX N-terminal domain-containing protein — translation MKSNRGSTLAISLVILTSVTLAAVYAMQQSATQLKMIANMEHQHTINGYAQSCSEGGFKHLRSNIARLGDATRSHQESSPGQPLLDSDGQPVSKAIAVYSSESESMPAPGYMDMTCVFIAKGHKNGEGIAMADGSSVGQSKDYFFEIEASVSHNTGNMSDKRVLGFFYRAHTGS, via the coding sequence ATGAAAAGTAATCGCGGTTCCACATTAGCCATCAGTCTGGTGATTCTTACGTCCGTGACTCTGGCGGCGGTCTATGCCATGCAGCAATCAGCAACCCAGCTCAAGATGATTGCGAATATGGAACACCAACATACCATCAACGGATATGCCCAGAGCTGCAGCGAAGGCGGTTTTAAGCATCTTCGCAGTAATATTGCTCGGTTAGGGGACGCAACGCGTTCGCATCAGGAATCGAGCCCAGGACAACCATTGCTCGACAGTGATGGGCAGCCAGTGAGCAAGGCAATCGCCGTCTATTCAAGCGAGTCAGAAAGCATGCCAGCACCCGGATATATGGATATGACGTGTGTTTTCATCGCGAAAGGACACAAAAACGGAGAGGGCATAGCAATGGCTGACGGCAGCTCTGTTGGTCAAAGTAAAGACTACTTCTTCGAGATTGAAGCATCTGTATCCCACAATACCGGAAACATGAGCGACAAACGCGTACTTGGTTTCTTTTATCGCGCACACACTGGCAGCTAA
- a CDS encoding GspH/FimT family pseudopilin: MTPQRHTQSGFNLIELMITIVIFVLITTVGVPAFRNLNAKIEARADISKIYLTLQVARSHAIYKKRFTTLCGVESGRCSKNWGKNLTLFEDSNQNRIIDPNDIVIQRLPDMGNDTKELRFNRTHLTYRPSGRSPSSAGSLTYCFRSAIPHSKAWVIAASGRIRPGTDKNKNGVEETGNGRDIQCEPLRS; the protein is encoded by the coding sequence ATGACGCCGCAACGCCACACTCAGTCTGGCTTTAACCTGATCGAACTGATGATCACCATCGTTATTTTTGTATTGATCACGACCGTCGGTGTTCCGGCTTTCAGGAACCTCAATGCCAAAATCGAAGCCCGAGCAGATATCAGTAAGATCTATCTGACTCTGCAGGTGGCTCGCTCTCACGCTATCTACAAAAAAAGATTCACAACCCTGTGTGGTGTTGAAAGCGGCCGCTGTTCGAAAAACTGGGGCAAAAATCTGACGCTGTTCGAGGACAGCAATCAAAACCGTATTATCGATCCCAACGATATTGTGATTCAACGCTTACCCGATATGGGCAATGATACTAAAGAGCTGCGGTTTAATCGCACGCATCTGACCTACCGGCCAAGCGGTCGCTCACCGTCCTCCGCCGGGTCTCTGACCTACTGTTTCAGAAGCGCCATACCGCACAGTAAAGCCTGGGTAATTGCCGCCTCTGGCCGGATACGACCCGGCACAGATAAGAACAAAAATGGCGTAGAGGAAACAGGAAACGGTCGTGATATCCAATGTGAACCGCTAAGAAGCTGA
- a CDS encoding sigma-54 dependent transcriptional regulator: MSQLAALIIDDEPDIRELIALTLERMDLHCDQAGSVSEALSLMKQRSYHFCITDMKLPDGNGLEIIELCNAQYNDMPIAMITAFGSMELAVNALKAGAFDLVPKPIDIERLRELARAALKLTKVPTNIDAIPSNEGLLGHSAAMQDLKEKIRKVARTQAPVFIHGESGTGKELVAKLIHHQSVRAEQPFIAVNCGAIPRDLMESEFFGHQKGSFTGASSDKPGFFKAAHGGTLFLDEVAELPLNMQAKLLRVIQEKAVRAVGSEYEEDVDVRIVSASHKNLQQLVEQELFRQDLYFRLNVIQVSVPRLAERPEDIPLLSSHFIRKYALEWGMPEVRLDTQAATALAQYAFPGNVRELENILQRAFTMAEGDNISLEDLSLPAVEIPTSSGPENIIETNNLEAYLENIERAAISQALEATRWNKTAAAEKLGISFRALRYRCKKLAID; encoded by the coding sequence ATGAGCCAGTTAGCGGCCCTGATTATTGACGACGAACCGGATATCCGTGAGCTGATAGCCCTGACTCTGGAGCGTATGGATCTGCACTGTGATCAGGCTGGCAGTGTCAGCGAAGCGCTTAGTTTAATGAAACAACGCTCCTACCATTTCTGCATCACCGATATGAAACTACCAGATGGCAATGGGTTAGAGATCATTGAGCTTTGCAATGCTCAATACAACGATATGCCAATCGCAATGATTACCGCTTTTGGCAGCATGGAATTAGCAGTCAATGCGCTGAAAGCCGGTGCTTTTGATCTGGTACCCAAACCAATTGATATTGAGCGTCTGCGAGAACTGGCTCGGGCCGCACTGAAACTTACCAAAGTACCGACTAACATAGACGCAATCCCATCCAATGAAGGTCTGCTTGGTCATTCTGCAGCCATGCAGGATCTGAAAGAAAAAATCCGAAAAGTAGCGCGCACTCAGGCGCCGGTATTTATTCACGGTGAGTCCGGTACCGGTAAAGAGCTGGTCGCCAAATTAATACATCACCAAAGTGTCCGTGCAGAACAACCCTTTATTGCGGTTAACTGTGGAGCCATTCCCAGAGACCTGATGGAAAGCGAGTTTTTCGGCCACCAGAAAGGCTCTTTCACCGGCGCCAGCAGTGACAAACCCGGTTTTTTTAAAGCAGCACATGGCGGTACTTTGTTTCTCGATGAGGTCGCTGAGTTACCGCTGAATATGCAAGCCAAGCTACTCCGGGTGATTCAGGAAAAAGCGGTACGGGCCGTTGGTTCAGAGTACGAAGAGGATGTCGATGTTCGCATCGTCTCTGCCAGCCACAAAAACCTGCAGCAGCTGGTTGAGCAGGAACTCTTCCGACAGGATTTGTATTTCCGTCTCAACGTAATTCAGGTATCCGTCCCCAGACTGGCAGAGCGTCCGGAAGATATCCCGCTACTCTCAAGCCACTTTATCCGCAAATACGCGCTTGAATGGGGAATGCCGGAAGTCCGCCTCGACACTCAAGCCGCTACTGCACTGGCGCAATACGCTTTCCCCGGCAATGTCAGAGAGTTAGAAAATATTCTGCAGCGCGCCTTCACTATGGCGGAAGGCGACAATATCAGCCTGGAAGATCTGAGTTTACCGGCGGTGGAAATCCCCACCAGCTCTGGTCCGGAAAATATCATTGAAACCAATAACCTCGAGGCTTATCTGGAAAATATTGAACGTGCGGCGATTAGCCAGGCGCTGGAGGCCACTCGCTGGAATAAAACTGCAGCCGCTGAAAAGCTCGGCATCAGCTTCCGCGCATTGCGTTATCGGTGTAAGAAGCTTGCCATAGATTAA